A genomic stretch from Styela clava chromosome 5, kaStyClav1.hap1.2, whole genome shotgun sequence includes:
- the LOC120344626 gene encoding uncharacterized protein LOC120344626, which translates to MNSQVIHQARVKQSDRLMTSYDRFKEKGFLCDFNINVGEKSFRVHRTVLAASSEYFESLFSSNLKEVHDGHINMKDVDQNGIAQCIEFMYKGNADLKIENIQHILHASNLLQMVELTNLCFRFLEINISPINCLSVINLAQMYDRRDIKQQAVQVVIDNFESVISSEMFPFITKSDLLLYISDQTYQTLWKAVVTWAKGKDKIDVSELFKIEQFPFKFLLETVLKEPIVKNNKTAEKSVITALFSDVKKLETNLDIDNCFILKNLSETNQTPKQTAVKDSIILFLETNFEQISKKKEFLDISKDDILRLFKSSETKYSSETIKYGGMMKWVKHDVKNRRKIFQDLFSLLKLGDLSLEFLKETIRIEPLVKKSDKCNDLLIDEIFSRASLKAEEKPKAEQPLALPVSKDDEEGSSVIGGASGYGTASSRPANGSVVRSAPEKEVVKVKEEFEERMKQMELKNEQEKREESERMRREHEKEMKRVQEEKRKMKIEIEKLKTEKKGAESQSPSQTISGLRIINQQPPGGMLLWNVLEESLPGYEGWKTLVITYSFHAGSLEGISYEAQELKNEYLPWDDGLICLNLLRQAFNAGLIFKIQEVGDRRGKIVWNDEFPHKTNKTGGPENNGYPDPNHTMKLKKALETKGFEYDGSIWVR; encoded by the exons ATGAATTCACAAGTGATACACCAGGCTAGAGTAAAACAGTCAGATCGTCTCATGACATCATATGACAGGTTCAAAGAGAAAGGGTTTCTTTGCGATTTTAACATCAACGTTGGTGAAAAATCATTTCGAGTGCATCGTACTGTCTTGGCAGCCTCTTCAGAATACTTTGAATCCTTGTTTTCAAGCAACTTGAAAGAAGTTCATGACGGTCACATTAATATGAAGGATGTCGATCAGAATGGGATCGCACAATGCATAGAGTTCATGTATAAAGGAAATGcagatttgaaaatagaaaacattcAGCATATCCTGCATGCTTCCAATCTTTTACAAATGGTGGAATTAACAAATCTTTGTTTTCGATTCTTGGAAATTAACATTTCTCCAATAAATTGTCTCTCTGTAATCAACTTGGCCCAAATGTATGACCGTCGTGATATAAAACAACAAGCTGTACAGGTCGTGATTGATAATTTCGAATCTGTTATTTCTTCAGAGATGTTTCCATTCATCACCAAATCAGATCTCTTGCTTTACATAAGTGACCAGACTTACCAAACATTATGGAAAGCTGTGGTAACATGGGCAAAAGGAAAAGATAAAATAGATGTTTCTGAACTCTTTAAGATTGAGCAATTTCCCTTCAAATTTCTTCTGGAAACTGTCCTCAAAGAACCCATTGTTAAGAACAATAAAACAGCTGAGAAATCCGTAATCACTGCATTGTTTTCTGACGTCAAAAAACTTGAGACAAACCTTGATATTGACAACTGCTTTATCTTGAAGAATCTCTCTGAAACCAATCAAACTCCTAAACAAACGGCAGTAAAAGATTCCATTATTCTATTCTTGGagacaaattttgaacaaattagCAAGAAAAAGGAATTTCTTGATATCAGCAAGGATGACATACTGAGACTTTTCAAATCTTCAGAAACAAAGTATTCTTCTGAGACTATCAAATATGGGGGGATgatgaaatgggtgaaacatgaTGTCAAGAACAGAAGAAAAATCTTCCAAGATCTGTTTAGCTTGCTGAAACTTGGAGATTTATCTCTCGAATTCCTAAAAGAGACAATTCGAATTGAACCCTTAGTGAAAAAATCAGATAAATGCAATGATTTGCTTatcgatgaaatattttcacgaGCATCTTTAAAAGCTGAAGAAAAGCCGAAGGCAGAGCAACCTTTGGCTCTACCAGTTTCAAAGGATGATGAGGAAGGATCTTCTGTCATTGGAGGGGCATCTGGTTATGGCACTGCCAGTTCCAGACCAGCTAATG GTTCTGTAGTACGAAGCGCTCCAGAGAAGGAAGTTGTAAAAGTCAAAGAAGAGTTTGAAGAAAGAATGAAGCagatggaattaaaaaatgaacaagaaaagaGGGAAGAGTCGGAGAGAATGCGGAGAGAGCACGAAAAGGAAATGAAGCGGGTGCAAGAAGAAAAGAGGAAAATGAAAATTGAGATTGAAAAGCTCAAAACTGAAAAGAAAG GTGCAGAATCTCAGTCTCCAAGTCAAACTATTTCTGGTCTAAGAATCATCAACCAACAACCACCTGGTGGGATGCTGTTATGGAATGTGTTGGAAGAATCACTGCCAGGATATGAAGGATGGAAGACTCTTGTCATCACCTACTCATTTCATGCTGGAAGTCTGGAG GGTATTTCATATGAAGCTCAAGAATTGAAGAATGAATATTTGCCGTGGGATGATGGACTGATATGTCTCAACTTACTCAGACAAGCATTCAATGCAGGATTGATTTTCAAGATTCAGGAAGTTGGTGACAGAAGAGGAAAAATTGTTTGGAACGATGAGTTTCCTCATAAGACTAATAAAACTGGAGGACCTGAGAA caatggatatccTGATCCAAACCATACAATGAAACTGAAAAAAGCATTGGAGACGAAAGGATTTGAGTATGATGGATCAATATGGGTGAGatag